In one window of Leptospira sp. GIMC2001 DNA:
- a CDS encoding STM4504/CBY_0614 family protein — MIFDLFSKKQKRLRGENLDVFRYKDIPTKLRIQIVHIIRETIGVKNTYYGSQDLAYQAYENIQNTLCREYGKFFLIERNYTPELDVLNFFLQTEDFEQAIDVIDLTFKCIERVIAGENYQNYTKYINVKLKPEEAIKELNIRLKEHAIGYQFIGEIIRVDSTYAHSEIIKPTLTLLNRKMFNGANDEYLKAHEHYRHGRNKESLSECLKSFESVLKIICKEKGWSFHQTDTSKKLIQICFKNILIPNFTQNQFTSLLSLLESGIPTIRNRLGAHGQGQVPQKVEDEITRYALNLTGTNIIFLIEQSGL, encoded by the coding sequence ATGATATTTGATTTATTTTCGAAAAAACAGAAAAGATTGCGTGGAGAAAACTTAGATGTATTTAGATACAAAGATATCCCTACTAAGCTTAGAATTCAAATTGTTCATATTATTAGAGAAACAATAGGAGTAAAAAATACGTATTATGGAAGCCAAGATTTAGCATACCAAGCTTATGAAAATATCCAGAATACACTATGCAGAGAATACGGAAAGTTCTTTTTAATTGAGAGAAACTATACTCCTGAATTGGATGTTCTAAATTTCTTCTTACAGACAGAAGATTTTGAGCAAGCGATTGATGTTATTGACTTAACTTTTAAATGTATAGAAAGAGTAATTGCTGGTGAAAATTACCAAAATTATACAAAGTATATAAACGTAAAATTAAAACCAGAAGAAGCTATAAAAGAATTAAATATAAGATTAAAAGAACATGCAATAGGGTATCAATTTATTGGAGAAATAATTCGAGTTGATTCAACATATGCACATTCAGAAATTATAAAACCAACTCTGACATTATTGAATAGGAAAATGTTTAACGGGGCAAATGATGAATATCTCAAGGCACATGAACATTACAGGCACGGAAGAAATAAGGAAAGTTTGAGTGAATGCTTAAAATCATTTGAAAGTGTTTTGAAAATTATATGTAAGGAAAAAGGTTGGTCATTTCATCAAACTGACACTTCTAAAAAATTAATTCAGATTTGTTTTAAAAATATATTAATTCCTAATTTTACACAAAACCAATTTACCTCGTTACTGAGTTTATTAGAAAGTGGGATACCAACTATCCGGAATAGATTGGGCGCTCATGGTCAAGGACAGGTTCCTCAAAAGGTTGAAGATGAAATAACGAGATATGCATTAAATCTTACAGGAACAAATATCATTTTTTTAATTGAACAAAGTGGACTTTAG
- a CDS encoding type II toxin-antitoxin system MqsR family toxin yields the protein MEKKRAHYSLKVIKDLIRSGSVFITKKAQLTALESFGFDYEGIVSNVLELSHENFYKSMTSHQNVKLWHDVYKMRIQEKHIYIKLQILEEDALIISFKEDSNYER from the coding sequence GTGGAGAAAAAACGTGCTCATTATTCTTTGAAGGTAATTAAAGATCTTATACGAAGTGGTAGTGTATTTATTACAAAGAAAGCACAATTAACAGCCCTTGAAAGTTTCGGTTTTGATTATGAAGGAATAGTCAGTAATGTTCTAGAGTTAAGTCACGAAAATTTTTATAAATCAATGACGTCACATCAAAATGTAAAGCTTTGGCATGATGTTTACAAAATGAGAATTCAAGAAAAGCATATATATATTAAATTACAAATTTTAGAAGAGGATGCTCTTATTATTTCTTTTAAAGAGGATAGCAACTATGAAAGATAA
- a CDS encoding nucleotidyltransferase family protein: protein MVKVDILDKNSIQDALKKYKFDIDSFGVESLHIFGSVARNDANFSSDLDVLVKFKPGKKNYDNFMNLTFLLEDVFSVKVDLITIESINGSFKESVEEESILIEI, encoded by the coding sequence ATTGTGAAAGTTGACATTCTAGATAAGAATTCCATTCAAGATGCGCTAAAAAAATACAAATTTGATATCGATTCATTTGGCGTGGAATCTTTACATATTTTTGGTTCCGTTGCCAGGAATGATGCAAACTTTTCGAGCGATCTTGATGTTTTGGTAAAATTTAAGCCTGGAAAGAAGAATTATGATAATTTCATGAATTTAACTTTTCTCTTAGAGGATGTTTTCAGTGTGAAAGTTGATTTAATCACAATTGAATCAATTAACGGTTCATTCAAGGAATCTGTTGAGGAAGAATCAATCTTAATTGAAATCTGA
- a CDS encoding DUF2971 domain-containing protein — translation MINNNFFDYLLKSLAHYKKELIFPKNSYIYHYTSIDGLMGIIQNKAIYSTDARFLNDISEQNYAKNLILEECNLFLERVEKSNQFFWESVLKGLNKQDIPIIYITSFTSESDLLSMWRGYGSNTSSVALEFGKTFLGLITNSYSSLVNVIYLESEQRSFIQWNIESIIKYYVINKEATDQNIESTVKTAIQYISMLFPVLKHPAFKEEKEIRLIIPEVNVKKHEIKVEFKSNKDSICQFIKTNLSNPDIVFPIEGIIIGPTSDFENLKKSILEFTSKNNVDIYDKRIISSTIPFRY, via the coding sequence ATGATTAATAACAATTTCTTTGACTATTTACTTAAATCTTTAGCGCATTATAAGAAGGAATTAATTTTTCCAAAGAATTCTTATATTTACCATTATACTAGTATAGATGGATTGATGGGTATAATTCAGAACAAAGCAATTTATTCAACTGATGCTAGATTTTTAAATGATATATCTGAACAAAATTATGCCAAAAATTTGATTTTAGAAGAATGTAATTTATTTTTAGAAAGGGTTGAAAAAAGTAACCAATTTTTTTGGGAGTCAGTGTTAAAAGGTTTAAATAAACAAGATATTCCAATAATCTATATAACTAGTTTTACTAGTGAAAGTGATTTATTAAGCATGTGGCGTGGATATGGATCAAATACTTCATCTGTAGCATTAGAATTTGGAAAAACATTTTTAGGCTTAATAACTAATTCATATTCATCATTGGTTAATGTTATTTATTTAGAAAGCGAACAACGTAGTTTTATTCAATGGAATATTGAAAGCATAATAAAGTATTATGTAATCAATAAAGAGGCTACAGATCAGAATATTGAATCAACGGTAAAAACTGCAATTCAATATATTTCCATGCTTTTCCCAGTATTAAAGCATCCTGCATTTAAGGAAGAAAAAGAGATCCGTCTAATAATCCCAGAAGTTAACGTTAAAAAACACGAAATAAAGGTTGAGTTTAAGTCCAATAAAGATTCTATTTGTCAATTTATTAAAACTAATTTATCAAATCCAGATATAGTTTTTCCCATAGAAGGGATAATCATCGGTCCAACTTCAGATTTTGAAAATTTAAAAAAATCTATACTTGAATTTACTTCAAAAAATAACGTTGATATTTATGATAAACGTATAATAAGTTCTACAATACCGTTTCGTTATTGA
- a CDS encoding HepT-like ribonuclease domain-containing protein translates to MKSDIECIKHIYNEILFLNEEMNKINEEGFLNNNVLRRAFVRSIEIIGEASNKISDQFKKKYTEPEWRKLSATRNHLIHGYFVVDYDIVWDLVKNKIPILEIQIKEILEREKTLFD, encoded by the coding sequence TTGAAATCTGACATTGAATGCATAAAGCATATATACAATGAAATTTTGTTCCTCAACGAAGAGATGAATAAAATTAATGAAGAAGGCTTTTTGAATAATAATGTTCTACGCCGTGCCTTCGTTCGCAGTATTGAAATAATTGGGGAAGCTTCAAATAAAATTTCAGACCAATTCAAAAAGAAGTATACTGAGCCAGAATGGCGAAAATTATCAGCAACACGAAATCATTTAATTCACGGCTATTTTGTTGTTGATTATGATATAGTTTGGGATCTAGTTAAGAACAAAATTCCAATTCTTGAGATTCAAATAAAAGAAATTTTAGAAAGAGAAAAAACTTTATTTGATTAG
- a CDS encoding winged helix-turn-helix domain-containing protein — MVLDGIFGNKTASKVLIHLFHYNELHASAIAKDYGVALTPIKNQLERFEKAGVLVSKNIGKSRVYSFNPKSPFVKGLKLILEVYYNSLSINDKEILFSSRRRPRDKGKPVYGRT; from the coding sequence ATGGTTTTGGATGGAATATTTGGAAATAAGACAGCTTCGAAAGTTCTCATTCATCTTTTCCATTACAATGAATTACATGCCTCCGCCATTGCTAAAGATTATGGTGTAGCACTTACACCTATTAAAAATCAATTAGAAAGATTTGAAAAAGCTGGGGTACTAGTTTCAAAGAATATAGGAAAGTCTCGAGTCTATTCGTTTAATCCCAAATCGCCTTTCGTTAAAGGTCTCAAGTTAATTTTAGAGGTTTATTATAATTCACTTTCAATAAATGATAAAGAAATTCTGTTCTCTTCAAGGCGACGCCCAAGGGACAAAGGAAAGCCAGTTTATGGAAGAACCTAA